In the Bacteroidota bacterium genome, CTTCGCTGAAAAATAACTACAAGGATATTATTGTTCAATCTTTCGGAGGTTATCATCCCGGTGTAGTGCGCAATACAACATTCACCATGCAGGGAACTTTTCTTCCGGCTATTCCTGCTTTGCCCTTCGGCCAGGACAAAACTGTGTGCGGCATTGAAATTAACGATAACGCAAATATTATTATTGGCGACGCCTCATCTTCTACTTATCAGAATAATTTTAATAATATTCTTGTTGGCGTGCGTTCCAGGAGTTCCGCTACCGTCGTTCAGAACTGTAAATTTTCTAATTTAACTGCAACTACATTGGAGGTATTGAACGTTCCCAATGCGGGAACCGGTGTTGTTGCAACAGGAAGCAAAGCCACGTACTATCAACCCTCGATCCTTGTTGGAGGGGCAACGAACATTCAGCGTTGTGTTTTTTCCAATATGAGAATTGGTGTTGACGCGGGCAACGATCTTAATGTAAGTGTGCTTAACAATACGATAAGCAACATTAGAATTTACGGCGTAACCGTTCATCAGAATCCTCAGAGGGGAATCGCAATTGAGCGCAACACGATTTCCAACGCATCGGTGACTTACGGTTTCAATACTGCGATTCTCGTTCTTGAAACGCAGGATGCGTTTGTAAACATAGACCGGAATCTTATTTTGCAAAGCAATCTACTTGCGCAACAAAACGGAACCGGAATCCGTGTGGCGCTGGTCTCACCCGGCAATGTGCAGTTAAATATTACAAACAATAATTCCATTAACCGTGTGAGAACAGGAATATGGCTGCAGAATCTTGTGGGCAAGGATATGGTTTTTGTAAAATCAAACACCATCAACTTCAGCAAACCAAACGCTTCTTATACCACGGTGCATTACGGAATTCGACTCGAAGGTTGTGCAACTATTCGCTGCGACACAAACCTTGTTCAAAAGAGTGGCGCGAATCCGAATTTAGCTATGCTCCAGAATTTGCGTGGCATCAGTATTGAAAACAGTCCGGTAACAATTGCCACTGATAATATTTTCCGAAGAATGGGAAGTGGAATTTTTGGATGGGAAATTTCTTCTGCGAGTACGCTCGCGTGCAATACTCTGGATCATTGCTACAATGGAGTTTTCTTTACAGGAAGCGCATCGACAAGTTTTGCATGTGATATTGGTGATCAGATTGTTGATCCACTTCATGTGCCTTCTGCGACAGGAAATACTTGGATGGGCACAGTTTCCACTGGTGACGATGTTGCAGGTGCTGTATCTCCGGGAATTTTTTGGAGATACAACACTTCCACATCTCCCGGAATTAGCGCAGGTGGAGTTACTCCTCAATTAGTTTCCTACAATGCCTGCAATACATTCTTTGCTCCTTTAGCACAGGTACAGCGCGATCAGCAAGTGGGTGCGGCATTGAGATCAGCGGCACAGACAAATACAAGTTCGGAAACGCATTACCAGTTGCATCGCTACGCATACAGGAAGCTTTCTCAAACTCCGTCTTGGTTGTATTTAAATACAACTGACGATTCCATCTATCAGAATTTTTACAACAGCTATAACCCGACGAACATCGGTACGTTCCGGCAAATTGAAATTGCTGCTGATACCGGGAATTATCAATTCGTAAGTAGTGCAAGTAATTTTTTGATGAGTTCAAACCCGATTGAAGATAACTTGAAAACTGTTTATGGAATTTATTCTGCAACATGGATGCATGGAATCTATTCATTTTCATCAGCAGATTCTGCTACACTTTTGAATATCGCTTTGCAAGATCCCGTTGCAGGAGGAACAGCCGTGTACAGTGCAAGAGTAATGCTTGATCTGCCTGTTGATTATTATGGACTAAGTACACAGCGGACTGCAAATGCAGATCAGCAAAATCCTGTTCTGAGCGATGATCTGAAAATCTATCCGAACCCGACCAACGAAATCGTTAATCTGGAGTATGGAATAGATGACGGACAGAATGCACAGGTGGAGATTTTTGACCTTACAGGTAATCTACTCCTCAGCAAGCAACTTGCGCCGCAGCAGGAAGTATATATGATCTCAACAGCGGAATTGGAATCGGGGGTTTATATGATCCGACTTGTTGTCAATGGGGAGTCAACAAAGTGTAAACGGCTTATCATTGTGAAATAACTTAACTTTGAGAAAGACGTATAAATAAACAAGTTTCGGCATTTTTCCAGAACATGCTTTTCAAAATGAGAAACGTATTTTTTTTGTCCTTGTTCTCTATGTTTCCGATGATAGCAGGGGGGCAGATTAATCTTGTACCCAATCCAAGCCTTGAGGACACTTTTCGCTGCCCTTCAGATAGCAATGTAATAAAAACAAAAAAATGGTTTAATCCGACCAATTATGGCACCCCTGATTTTTTTTATGTTGCAAATCAAGGAAATTCTATTTGTCTTGACCAAGCTCCAGCTCATTGGGGGGGGGGGGGCTATAACAACGCTTGGGGAAATCAAACTCCTCATTCAGGTTTAGCTTATGCAGGTATGGCTGTTTCCCAAGGGTCTGAACTTATGGAATCACCTTTAAGCGATAGCATGATAGCAGGTAAAAAATACGCTGTAAGTTTTTACGTGTCGGTTGGAGATTTATGGGGAAGCGGACTTGATCTTATTGGTGTTTCATTTCTTCCCGATAGCACCGTTGATTATACTGGTGCGGGTACACTTCCGGCAACTTTAACAAATGATGCAGGAAATCAGTCTGGAAATATTATTACCGATACTTTAGGATGGTCGTTGGTTGCGGACACATTTGTAGCAAATGGCGGAGAAAAGTATTTCATTTTGGGAAACATAGACGTTGCAAACACTCAATATTACAATTCACCCAATCCAACGGCAGTTTATTTTTATTTTGATGACTTTGATATTCACTGTGTCGATTGTAGTACATCGGTTCCAGTTATTCCAGACTATCCTGAAATTTCTCTCACTCCGAATCCGTCGAACGGAGAATTTATTCTGAAAGGAAATTTTCCATTAGGAAGTAAAATCGAATTTTATAATTTGTTAGGCCAGCGGCTTTCTGAAATTGAAATTGCAGAGGGAAATCAATCGTTACCAATTTCATTGCAACTTGCGCAGGGAGTTTATTTTTATGAAATAACTACAGGAGAGAAAAAGATGAAGAGTGGCAAAATAGTTATCGCTAAATAAAAATTTTATTTTCCAGGTTACCATTGAAAAATAATTGCAGTTGTATTATAACATAACCTTACCATTGAAACTTTTTCATTTTTTCGTTTTTTATTCTTCCTTTCTCAACTTATGCACCTTCTTCGTTCCGGCATACATTTCATATTTCATAAGTTTACATTCGAGCGGGCCATTGAACAACGCGATCTTTCTCGACGGGCGGAGTCCGATCACTTTAAGCGCTTCCATATTTGACGTGATGAGCCATGCTTCGTAACCGGAATATTTTTTCTTGAACGTATCGCCGATCTGTTTGTAAAAAACATCGGAATCGTCTTTGTCCATTCGTTCTCCATAAGGTGGATTCATAATAAGAACACCTCTTCCTTCCGGCGGATCCCATTCGAAAAAATCGGCATTGAATGTTTTCACAATATCCTCCACTTTTGCGAGATGAATATTCTCACGCGCCTTCCGTAATGTAGTTCTTGAAATTTCTATCCCGATGATATCCTGGATTTCACTCGATATCCTGTCGATCGCACTGTCCGTAATTTTTTCCCACAACACGCTATCAAAGTCATTCCATTTTTCAAAACCGAATTGTTTTCTGAAATATCCCGGCGGAATATTATTCGCAAACAGCGCCGCTTCAATAGGAATAGTTCCTGATCCGCACATGGGATCGATGAGACGCGAACGTTTATCCCAACCGGTGAGCTGAATGATGCCTGCAGCAAGAACTTCATTCATGGGCGCGCGTCCCGTGTCCCCGCGATACCCGCGCTTGTGCAGGGAATACCCCGAACTGTCGAGCGAAACATTCACTTCTTCTTTCGACACATGAATATTTATTCTCAGCGTTGGAAATTCTGTATCGACAGAAGGGC is a window encoding:
- a CDS encoding class I SAM-dependent RNA methyltransferase, with amino-acid sequence MSETSGEFRMVAKTMQGLEEILSKELLHIGAREIQAHKRAVSFVGDKGTMYKANYLLRTALRILRPVAAFTALNEKDFYDGIKAIDWTQWLTADDTLAVDTTLNTEIFNHSFFISQKTKDAIVDQFRDKFGKRPSVDTEFPTLRINIHVSKEEVNVSLDSSGYSLHKRGYRGDTGRAPMNEVLAAGIIQLTGWDKRSRLIDPMCGSGTIPIEAALFANNIPPGYFRKQFGFEKWNDFDSVLWEKITDSAIDRISSEIQDIIGIEISRTTLRKARENIHLAKVEDIVKTFNADFFEWDPPEGRGVLIMNPPYGERMDKDDSDVFYKQIGDTFKKKYSGYEAWLITSNMEALKVIGLRPSRKIALFNGPLECKLMKYEMYAGTKKVHKLRKEE
- a CDS encoding PKD domain-containing protein, with the translated sequence MKNKFFLLLIAAIFPIIGNAQPASCVLGISNSASACLNAPVTFTNGTAPITCFPCYIWNFPGGTPSSFIGTNPPPVTYSSPGTYTVILYGANAGCVITDSANDVTTSTIVIEDTLQPVLSITPNPACPNVTLTFLNNTVGDNNVIGAGITSTTWDFGDNTTISHAGYQPAFFHSYSSPGIYFVTLCVTNSCGTECVTQQVKIDSASAHFTWDANCRVHFYADTTCAQSITSYSWNFGDPQSGPNNTSSSADPYHTFTLNNHTYIVSLTITTSYNTTTTYSATVIQPGPPDATISGFQTNNCGSGFITYNSPCQNGIVYTWTATGGTPVLSTGCTTNIDWTNPAGGMLVLSAFDSLTDCTGHDTIIIPPCCDTASSFALISITNRTASSVLADPVFASYLNGSALTSSGEIIVNGVFTIDVPFSFLLCPLIEMGPNAVINILPGQTLTIDNSQTNIKCGYMWDGIYINGTLATLNVVNNSVLAQARNAVVSIGGGKYFIEKSSLKNNYKDIIVQSFGGYHPGVVRNTTFTMQGTFLPAIPALPFGQDKTVCGIEINDNANIIIGDASSSTYQNNFNNILVGVRSRSSATVVQNCKFSNLTATTLEVLNVPNAGTGVVATGSKATYYQPSILVGGATNIQRCVFSNMRIGVDAGNDLNVSVLNNTISNIRIYGVTVHQNPQRGIAIERNTISNASVTYGFNTAILVLETQDAFVNIDRNLILQSNLLAQQNGTGIRVALVSPGNVQLNITNNNSINRVRTGIWLQNLVGKDMVFVKSNTINFSKPNASYTTVHYGIRLEGCATIRCDTNLVQKSGANPNLAMLQNLRGISIENSPVTIATDNIFRRMGSGIFGWEISSASTLACNTLDHCYNGVFFTGSASTSFACDIGDQIVDPLHVPSATGNTWMGTVSTGDDVAGAVSPGIFWRYNTSTSPGISAGGVTPQLVSYNACNTFFAPLAQVQRDQQVGAALRSAAQTNTSSETHYQLHRYAYRKLSQTPSWLYLNTTDDSIYQNFYNSYNPTNIGTFRQIEIAADTGNYQFVSSASNFLMSSNPIEDNLKTVYGIYSATWMHGIYSFSSADSATLLNIALQDPVAGGTAVYSARVMLDLPVDYYGLSTQRTANADQQNPVLSDDLKIYPNPTNEIVNLEYGIDDGQNAQVEIFDLTGNLLLSKQLAPQQEVYMISTAELESGVYMIRLVVNGESTKCKRLIIVK
- a CDS encoding T9SS type A sorting domain-containing protein, with translation MRNVFFLSLFSMFPMIAGGQINLVPNPSLEDTFRCPSDSNVIKTKKWFNPTNYGTPDFFYVANQGNSICLDQAPAHWGGGGYNNAWGNQTPHSGLAYAGMAVSQGSELMESPLSDSMIAGKKYAVSFYVSVGDLWGSGLDLIGVSFLPDSTVDYTGAGTLPATLTNDAGNQSGNIITDTLGWSLVADTFVANGGEKYFILGNIDVANTQYYNSPNPTAVYFYFDDFDIHCVDCSTSVPVIPDYPEISLTPNPSNGEFILKGNFPLGSKIEFYNLLGQRLSEIEIAEGNQSLPISLQLAQGVYFYEITTGEKKMKSGKIVIAK